One Candidatus Poribacteria bacterium genomic region harbors:
- the trkA gene encoding Trk system potassium transporter TrkA, translating to MKAIIIGAGEVGFHIAKLLTVQDNDVVLIDESDAACNRVNEQLDLQTLRGPGASPRLLKTAGIDEADLLIAVTNSDEINMLACQIADRYSVNTKIARVSNPDYFSMESGLTPNDFGINLLVNPEHLCVAEFVRLLQIPEAREIVEFEDGKVQLVSFRAKQSNPLIGRSLAELDASGLLTDTRFAAISRRGRSNNGDPTQNGNRHIIIPRGDDALRQGDEVFVIGSSLAVEQLLRISGITFNQQLDRVIIIGASPIGIELARVLEENDTNVKLIEEDQAKARQASQMLKRTTVLQGNYLQFRLLEEAGVDGVNGFVSVTGDDENDIMACMTAKEQGAQRVLALVQQPRYLPLLARIPRLDGAVSRHLTVVSNILRLIRRGNIVSVASLHGIEAEVIEIVAGVNSKIVHKELTTFKTTFPENAFIGAVIRRERLIIPTGQSVIQPADRVIVFSMPGAIPVVEDLFAERRN from the coding sequence ATGAAAGCAATAATTATAGGCGCAGGAGAGGTTGGGTTTCATATTGCCAAGCTCCTCACTGTCCAAGATAACGATGTTGTTCTCATTGATGAATCCGATGCCGCCTGCAACCGAGTCAATGAACAGTTGGACTTGCAGACGTTGCGTGGACCAGGGGCATCGCCACGTCTCCTGAAAACCGCCGGGATTGACGAAGCCGATCTCCTCATTGCCGTTACCAATAGTGATGAGATTAATATGCTCGCTTGTCAAATAGCTGACAGGTACAGCGTTAACACAAAAATCGCTCGTGTTTCAAATCCTGACTACTTCTCCATGGAAAGTGGGCTGACCCCCAACGATTTCGGTATCAATCTTCTGGTTAATCCGGAGCATCTCTGTGTTGCTGAATTTGTTAGACTTCTACAAATACCTGAAGCGAGAGAGATCGTCGAATTTGAGGATGGTAAAGTCCAACTCGTTTCCTTTCGAGCGAAACAGTCAAACCCTTTAATAGGAAGATCGCTTGCTGAATTAGATGCAAGTGGGCTTCTCACGGATACCCGCTTTGCTGCAATTAGTCGCCGGGGTCGTTCCAATAACGGAGACCCTACTCAGAACGGGAACAGGCATATTATCATTCCAAGGGGTGATGATGCTTTACGACAGGGTGATGAGGTTTTTGTCATCGGTAGTTCGTTGGCAGTTGAACAATTGCTACGCATCAGTGGTATCACGTTCAATCAGCAGCTTGACCGCGTTATCATTATTGGTGCAAGTCCTATCGGTATTGAGCTTGCCCGTGTGCTTGAAGAAAACGATACCAACGTCAAACTCATTGAGGAGGATCAAGCGAAAGCCCGACAAGCATCCCAAATGCTAAAGCGGACGACCGTTTTACAGGGCAATTACCTCCAATTTAGGCTCCTTGAAGAAGCTGGTGTGGATGGGGTCAACGGATTCGTTTCCGTTACGGGGGACGATGAAAACGATATTATGGCATGTATGACGGCGAAGGAACAAGGTGCTCAACGTGTGCTCGCGCTCGTTCAACAGCCGCGTTATCTCCCCTTGTTAGCGCGTATTCCGAGGCTTGATGGGGCAGTGAGTCGGCATCTCACTGTTGTGAGTAATATCCTACGACTCATCCGCCGCGGTAACATAGTGTCCGTTGCTTCGCTTCATGGAATAGAGGCAGAAGTCATTGAGATCGTTGCTGGTGTCAACTCTAAAATTGTTCACAAAGAACTTACCACCTTTAAAACAACATTTCCTGAGAACGCCTTCATCGGTGCCGTTATTCGGCGGGAAAGACTCATTATTCCGACCGGACAATCTGTTATCCAACCTGCGGATCGCGTGATTGTTTTCAGTATGCCTGGGGCGATTCCGGTTGTCGAAGACTTATTCGCTGAACGGAGAAACTAA
- a CDS encoding TrkH family potassium uptake protein gives MSLKLIFYTLGNLLICLAGSMLFPLAVAIYYRATAGETQNDLMAFVISAIITLIIGLILRFSIRSRQEELGIREGFAVVALGWVTVALFGTLPYLFAGVFHIDGRSPWTVFSFCYFESMAGFSTTGATVLTEIEHLSHAVLFWRSFSHWLGGMGIVVLAVAILPMLGIGGMQLFRAEAPGPQTDRLTPRIAQTAKLLWGVYLLFSFLETVLLMLGGMTLFDALCHTFGTMATGGFSTKNASIGHYDSVYIDMVICCFMFFAGTNFALHYRVLRGDVKSYFRDTEFKFYCLVIAVSITLISWNTIRFQVDEQVPYDSMWTSLRYATFQVMSIITTTGYGTADFEQWPALSQFILVTLMFYGGCAGSTGGGMKQVRFLLLIKQSGAEIKRLIFPHAVLPIRVNDRAVPPEVMTNVLGFFFFFIGIFAIVTCLMATLGLDLVSAAGATIATMGNIGPGLGSVGPADNYAHIHTTGKYVLSFCMLLGRLELYTVLILFSPNFWKG, from the coding sequence ATGAGTCTTAAATTAATCTTTTATACCCTCGGTAATTTACTTATCTGTCTCGCGGGGAGCATGTTATTCCCTTTGGCTGTGGCTATCTATTACCGGGCAACCGCAGGTGAAACCCAGAACGATTTGATGGCATTTGTCATCTCGGCGATAATCACTCTGATTATCGGTTTAATTCTCCGCTTCAGTATTCGATCTCGACAAGAAGAACTCGGTATCCGCGAGGGGTTTGCTGTTGTTGCATTAGGATGGGTAACAGTCGCACTCTTTGGTACGCTTCCATACCTATTTGCTGGCGTATTTCACATTGATGGACGCTCGCCGTGGACAGTGTTCTCTTTCTGCTATTTTGAATCTATGGCGGGATTTTCAACAACCGGTGCGACTGTCTTGACGGAGATTGAACATCTTTCACACGCCGTACTCTTCTGGCGGAGTTTCTCCCATTGGCTCGGTGGAATGGGAATTGTTGTTCTTGCTGTTGCTATTCTTCCGATGCTCGGTATCGGTGGTATGCAGCTTTTTCGCGCCGAAGCACCCGGACCGCAAACGGATCGGCTCACACCCCGCATCGCGCAGACGGCTAAGCTGCTCTGGGGTGTTTATCTACTTTTCTCTTTTCTTGAAACTGTACTCTTGATGCTGGGCGGTATGACGCTCTTTGATGCACTCTGCCACACCTTCGGAACTATGGCAACCGGTGGGTTCTCTACAAAAAATGCCAGTATCGGTCACTACGATAGTGTCTATATTGATATGGTGATCTGCTGTTTCATGTTCTTCGCAGGCACCAATTTCGCGCTCCACTATCGTGTACTCCGAGGTGATGTCAAAAGTTATTTCCGAGATACAGAATTTAAGTTCTACTGCCTTGTTATCGCAGTGAGTATCACCTTAATTTCATGGAACACCATCAGGTTTCAGGTTGATGAACAGGTGCCTTACGATTCAATGTGGACATCGCTCCGTTATGCTACATTCCAGGTAATGTCTATCATCACAACGACGGGCTATGGCACTGCCGATTTTGAACAGTGGCCCGCACTTTCCCAATTTATCTTGGTGACACTTATGTTTTACGGTGGCTGTGCAGGTTCCACCGGCGGCGGCATGAAACAGGTGCGGTTCCTCCTCCTTATCAAGCAGAGCGGGGCAGAAATTAAACGTCTCATCTTCCCACATGCTGTACTCCCTATTCGTGTTAACGATCGCGCAGTTCCGCCCGAAGTTATGACGAACGTCCTCGGTTTTTTCTTCTTTTTTATCGGAATTTTCGCGATTGTAACCTGCCTCATGGCAACCTTGGGGCTTGACCTCGTGAGTGCTGCGGGAGCAACGATCGCTACGATGGGTAACATCGGCCCCGGTCTCGGCAGCGTGGGACCGGCTGATAATTACGCGCATATTCACACGACTGGAAAATATGTCCTATCTTTCTGCATGTTACTCGGACGCTTAGAACTCTATACAGTACTTATCCTCTTTTCACCGAATTTCTGGAAAGGATAA
- the pdxH gene encoding pyridoxamine 5'-phosphate oxidase produces the protein MNTDELRREYRVHKEHLLEQNVASDPFEQFERWFADAVDAKLDLPDAMTLATATPQGVPSARMVVLRGFDVRGFCFYTDYGSQKGKELAENPNAAVVFYWRELDRQVRSTGIIEKMTSAESDAYFASRPVESQLAVQTERQSIVVDSREHLTEGFQRAEQTYPSDTIPRPPHWGGYRLVPNMLEFWQGCPNRLHDRLCYTLQPDGTWEMTRLSP, from the coding sequence ATGAACACAGATGAACTCCGCAGAGAATACAGAGTCCACAAAGAACATCTTCTTGAGCAGAACGTCGCATCCGATCCGTTTGAACAGTTTGAAAGGTGGTTTGCAGATGCGGTCGACGCTAAACTTGATCTACCAGATGCGATGACATTAGCAACCGCTACACCGCAAGGGGTTCCCTCTGCCCGAATGGTCGTACTCAGAGGCTTTGATGTGAGAGGGTTCTGTTTCTACACCGATTATGGGAGCCAAAAGGGAAAGGAACTGGCTGAGAATCCCAATGCAGCGGTGGTCTTCTATTGGCGTGAACTTGACCGACAGGTTCGGAGTACCGGCATCATTGAAAAGATGACCTCGGCAGAATCGGATGCCTATTTTGCCAGTCGTCCTGTTGAGAGTCAACTCGCCGTCCAGACAGAACGCCAAAGTATCGTTGTTGACAGTCGAGAACACCTCACGGAAGGTTTCCAACGCGCAGAGCAGACATATCCATCTGATACTATTCCACGTCCGCCTCATTGGGGTGGATATCGACTTGTGCCCAATATGCTTGAATTTTGGCAGGGGTGTCCAAACCGCCTCCACGATCGGCTCTGCTATACACTGCAACCCGATGGAACATGGGAGATGACGCGGCTTTCCCCGTAA
- a CDS encoding DUF1080 domain-containing protein — protein sequence METFDDGDFDGWQELAKWDEIPGSWEVVNGGLHGTGHDGFLRFLTTGDDTWMDYTVEFDVRPLKKHGRPTIAIAARVKEKWLVRCSISDPVVVLPGGANAPARGWVFCGAGSLRRGTFNGLFFSPHPLLKLNRWAHLKLSVEGDIFTFWINDEQVMEPTELRIFRNREGFADFPDFQTGGVGFGVSNYTARFDNITVTGDSIPNSGAFDVTPQGKLAATWAQLKQF from the coding sequence TTGGAAACCTTTGATGATGGGGATTTCGACGGATGGCAGGAACTTGCTAAGTGGGATGAGATACCTGGTTCTTGGGAGGTTGTTAATGGTGGACTTCATGGGACAGGTCATGATGGATTTCTGCGTTTCCTCACAACCGGGGATGACACATGGATGGATTACACAGTCGAGTTTGATGTTAGACCTCTTAAAAAACACGGTCGTCCGACTATCGCAATTGCAGCGCGGGTTAAGGAGAAATGGTTGGTGCGTTGCTCTATTTCGGATCCAGTAGTTGTATTGCCCGGTGGTGCCAATGCCCCCGCAAGAGGATGGGTGTTTTGTGGAGCTGGCAGCTTGCGTCGGGGAACGTTTAATGGACTTTTCTTTAGTCCTCATCCACTCTTAAAATTAAACAGATGGGCACATCTAAAGTTAAGCGTTGAAGGCGATATTTTCACCTTCTGGATTAATGATGAGCAGGTTATGGAACCTACAGAACTCCGTATTTTCAGAAACCGTGAAGGCTTTGCGGACTTTCCCGATTTTCAGACCGGGGGTGTCGGTTTTGGTGTCTCGAATTATACGGCACGTTTTGATAATATCACTGTCACCGGTGATAGCATTCCAAACAGCGGTGCATTCGACGTAACGCCTCAAGGGAAACTCGCTGCAACGTGGGCACAATTGAAGCAATTCTAA
- a CDS encoding NADH-quinone oxidoreductase subunit A, whose product MLIEYLPILLLGLFAVLFAGINLALTHILGPKRPNRVKLSVYESGVQPIGDARQRFTIRFDLIAMLFIIFDIEVVFLYPWAVVFKKFSETSGLFILIEMLVFIGILLLGYIYAWRKGGLTWD is encoded by the coding sequence ATGCTAATAGAGTATCTTCCGATCTTGTTGTTAGGACTATTCGCAGTCCTCTTTGCGGGTATTAATCTCGCCCTGACCCATATTCTTGGACCCAAACGCCCGAACCGTGTCAAACTCTCCGTTTACGAATCCGGCGTTCAACCAATTGGCGATGCAAGGCAACGGTTTACCATCCGGTTTGACCTCATCGCGATGCTCTTTATCATCTTTGATATTGAAGTGGTTTTCCTCTACCCGTGGGCGGTGGTCTTTAAGAAATTCTCTGAGACGAGCGGTTTATTTATTTTAATTGAAATGCTGGTGTTTATCGGTATTCTTCTTCTGGGCTATATCTATGCTTGGAGGAAAGGAGGCTTAACATGGGATTAG
- a CDS encoding NADH-quinone oxidoreductase subunit B, whose product MGLDFVGQGAGQTDGNIITTTIDKVVNWGRKNSLWPMPFGTACCAIEMMATLASKFDLSRFGSEAIRFSPRQSDLLIVSGRISIKMMPVLKRIYDQMPDPKWVISMGACASCGGVFDTYTLIQGVDQFIPVDVYIPGCPPRPEDLIDAVLQVQQKITSGASPKGVEHLLET is encoded by the coding sequence ATGGGATTAGATTTTGTTGGACAAGGTGCCGGACAGACGGATGGTAACATCATCACCACGACTATTGATAAGGTCGTCAACTGGGGACGAAAGAACTCGTTGTGGCCGATGCCCTTCGGGACAGCGTGCTGTGCAATCGAGATGATGGCGACCTTGGCTTCTAAATTTGACCTCTCTCGGTTCGGTTCTGAGGCGATCCGCTTTTCACCGCGCCAATCCGATCTACTCATCGTTTCCGGCAGAATCTCCATCAAAATGATGCCGGTGCTGAAACGTATCTATGACCAGATGCCGGATCCGAAATGGGTAATTTCGATGGGAGCATGCGCTTCCTGCGGTGGGGTGTTCGATACCTATACTCTTATCCAAGGTGTCGATCAGTTTATTCCTGTGGATGTATACATTCCTGGATGTCCACCACGCCCCGAAGACCTCATTGATGCGGTGCTACAGGTGCAGCAGAAAATCACCAGTGGTGCCTCACCTAAAGGCGTAGAGCATCTCCTTGAAACTTGA
- a CDS encoding NADH-quinone oxidoreductase subunit C, translated as MNEEKEVEEQSKPLVLEKLEEHHADALLAQDEARGTVVVIRKEQAYAVLEYLKTDPELAYTFLVDVTALDNSQMESELIQFDYARFMVVYQLYSYQGQGRVRVKVPVHENDLNVTSVTGLWQGANWLERETYDMFGINFEGHPDLRRILMPDDFEGHPLRKDYPLRGRGERERFNFDKQNV; from the coding sequence ATGAATGAAGAAAAAGAAGTTGAAGAACAATCAAAACCGCTTGTCCTTGAAAAATTAGAGGAACATCACGCGGATGCACTCTTAGCACAGGACGAAGCGCGCGGCACCGTCGTTGTTATACGTAAAGAACAGGCTTACGCGGTTTTGGAATATCTAAAAACAGATCCTGAACTCGCCTATACCTTTCTTGTTGATGTTACTGCTCTTGACAATTCACAGATGGAATCCGAGTTGATACAGTTTGACTACGCGAGGTTCATGGTTGTCTATCAGCTCTATTCCTATCAGGGACAGGGGCGTGTTCGAGTAAAGGTGCCTGTGCATGAAAACGACCTGAACGTCACATCTGTTACTGGGTTGTGGCAGGGCGCGAATTGGTTGGAGCGTGAGACCTACGACATGTTCGGTATCAATTTTGAGGGGCATCCCGATCTCCGTCGAATTTTAATGCCTGACGATTTTGAGGGACACCCACTTCGGAAAGATTATCCGCTCCGTGGACGTGGCGAGCGTGAACGCTTTAATTTTGATAAGCAGAATGTGTAG
- the nuoD gene encoding NADH dehydrogenase (quinone) subunit D: MQGGLERATGEKMILSFGPQHPATHGTLRIVLELDGESVLKATPHAGYLHTGFEKLGEHLDYNQYIVVTDRMNYLSPLSNNFGYVLAVEQLLGIEVTKRCQYIRILMAELSRLADHLLWLGTAALDLGAFSVFLYSFREREKLYSIFEKTTGARLTTSYTRVGGVLRDLYDGCEEDIRQFIGNFPKALKETHTLLTRNRIWMDRTKGVGAISADDAIGYGLTGPCLRATGIAHDIRKAEPYSSYEEVTFDVPVGTNGDAYDRYLVRMEEMIQSCGIVTQVLDNMPDGPVNLEDNKVTMPDKSDAYGHIEGLIHHFKIVMDGHGVQPPQGEHYCATESPNGELGFYIVSDGSGTAYRIRIRPPSFLHFQALPRMLEGGMVSDTVAVLGSLNVIAGELDR, from the coding sequence ATGCAAGGTGGGCTGGAACGAGCGACAGGCGAGAAGATGATTCTCAGCTTCGGTCCGCAACATCCTGCGACACACGGTACCCTTCGTATTGTGTTAGAACTTGATGGCGAATCCGTTTTGAAAGCGACACCACATGCTGGCTACCTGCATACCGGATTCGAGAAACTCGGTGAACATCTGGATTACAACCAGTACATTGTTGTGACAGATCGGATGAACTATTTGTCGCCACTGTCGAACAATTTCGGATATGTACTTGCCGTCGAACAGCTGCTCGGCATTGAAGTCACAAAACGGTGTCAATATATTCGTATTTTAATGGCGGAACTCTCGCGACTTGCTGATCATCTATTATGGTTGGGAACCGCTGCACTCGATTTAGGGGCATTTTCAGTATTCCTCTATAGTTTCCGCGAACGTGAAAAGTTGTATAGCATCTTTGAAAAGACAACCGGAGCAAGGTTGACGACGAGTTACACCCGCGTAGGGGGTGTTCTCCGAGATTTGTATGATGGGTGTGAAGAAGATATCCGTCAATTCATCGGCAACTTCCCAAAAGCACTAAAAGAGACCCATACCCTGCTCACACGGAATCGGATCTGGATGGATCGCACGAAAGGTGTTGGAGCCATTTCAGCTGATGATGCTATTGGTTATGGATTAACGGGTCCTTGCCTCCGCGCCACTGGCATAGCACATGATATACGTAAGGCTGAACCATATTCCAGTTACGAGGAAGTCACCTTTGATGTACCAGTTGGAACTAACGGTGATGCCTATGATCGTTACCTCGTTCGGATGGAGGAGATGATTCAGAGTTGTGGTATCGTTACCCAAGTTTTGGATAATATGCCTGACGGACCGGTCAATCTTGAAGATAACAAGGTTACAATGCCGGACAAGTCCGATGCCTATGGGCATATTGAGGGATTAATCCATCACTTTAAGATTGTTATGGATGGGCACGGCGTGCAACCGCCACAAGGCGAACACTATTGTGCAACCGAATCACCGAACGGCGAACTTGGTTTTTATATAGTCAGCGATGGCAGCGGCACCGCTTATCGTATCCGTATCCGTCCGCCGAGTTTCCTGCACTTCCAGGCACTGCCGCGTATGTTAGAGGGTGGAATGGTTTCTGACACTGTAGCAGTGTTGGGGAGTCTCAATGTCATCGCGGGTGAATTAGATCGGTAA
- a CDS encoding VOC family protein: MELKGIMLFVKDMKTVIAFYRDVIGLTPDEDQPFPEHRFFRFNAGACTLCLHSASKPNEGRQKLMFHVESVSAVHQHIKSKGKRLRKLEKNDDGHAIFDIRDPEGNRIQFYGNY, from the coding sequence ATGGAACTCAAAGGCATTATGCTTTTCGTCAAAGACATGAAGACTGTCATCGCGTTTTATAGGGATGTCATCGGATTGACTCCTGACGAAGATCAACCGTTCCCGGAACACCGCTTTTTTCGCTTTAACGCAGGTGCTTGCACGTTGTGTCTCCATAGTGCCAGCAAACCCAACGAAGGGAGACAAAAACTGATGTTCCACGTTGAAAGCGTGAGTGCCGTTCATCAGCACATAAAATCGAAAGGGAAGCGATTACGGAAACTTGAAAAGAACGACGATGGGCATGCCATTTTCGATATCCGCGATCCAGAAGGCAACCGTATTCAGTTTTACGGCAATTATTGA
- a CDS encoding type II toxin-antitoxin system HicB family antitoxin, producing the protein MKLKVIIHKAEEGGYWAEVPSLAGCATQGDTFEELLENIYKAIEGYLSVDVNLETQFALCIENKSCEDIEKRKFYRILPDEKATREGYLRVIDESQEDYLYPESYFISLELPRKVQEAFVAAV; encoded by the coding sequence ATGAAACTAAAAGTCATTATCCATAAAGCTGAAGAAGGCGGATATTGGGCGGAAGTGCCATCACTTGCTGGTTGTGCTACACAAGGTGACACTTTTGAAGAATTACTTGAAAACATCTATAAAGCAATTGAAGGGTATTTATCCGTAGATGTTAACTTAGAAACCCAATTTGCGCTTTGCATCGAAAACAAAAGTTGTGAAGACATAGAGAAGCGAAAATTCTACCGAATTCTGCCTGATGAAAAAGCGACCCGTGAAGGCTATCTGCGAGTCATTGATGAATCTCAGGAAGACTACTTGTATCCCGAATCTTATTTTATTTCTCTTGAACTACCTCGCAAAGTACAGGAGGCATTCGTAGCGGCAGTCTAA